The proteins below are encoded in one region of Belonocnema kinseyi isolate 2016_QV_RU_SX_M_011 chromosome 3, B_treatae_v1, whole genome shotgun sequence:
- the LOC117169529 gene encoding cytochrome c oxidase subunit 6B-like — protein MNSGNNQQNGEEKLKVEPVKVNTENAAEDHVDPDDPCKKPKDTHVRVAKSKPIRTVGEDPRFQQQNQTLRCYVSYTDFFRCQKILGEGHEACDWFKDVYQTFCPLRWIEEWDQAREEGRMPYHKRNQGKFPGDKYGY, from the exons ATGAACTCTGGAAACAATCAGCAAAACGGTGAAGAAAAGCTAAAAGTCGAACCTGTAAAAGTCAATACTGAAAATGCTGCAGAGGATCATGTTGACCCTGATGATCCCTGTAAAAAACCTAAAGATACACACGTGAGAGTAGCAAAAAGCAAACCTATTCGGACAGTCGGTGAAGATCCTAG attTCAACAACAGAACCAGACACTGAGATGTTATGTGTCCTACACTGATTTTTTTCGTTGCCAGAAGATTCTTGGCGAAGGTCATGAAGCCTGTGATTGGTTCAAAGACGTCTACCAAACATTTTGCCCTCTACGATGGATAGAGGAATGGGACCAGGCAAGAGAAGAAGGACGAATGCCCTACCATAAAAGAAACCAAGGCAAATTCCCTGGTGATAAATACGGCtactaa